GGACGACTATCGAATTGAGCTTGGGCATATCGGCATCTATAAGCTGCTCATGGAGAATTTGAAAGCTACACCTGAGCAGAAAGAAACCATACATTCCCTTATTGTCTCCAAGAACTATGCTGGTTTGTCCGATATCTTGGAAGATTTTCCGGAAAACCGAACGGGGGAGTTACTCAAAGAGCTTCCTAAGCTGTTTGGAGGAAAGGAAGCGCTGGAAAAAGCGCGTGGACTCTTTGATGGGTATGACGGAGAACTCCTTGACATGCTTTCTTATTTGGAACGGATTTTCCAGGGACTCATGGAACGGAACCTGGATAAGGTGATGATTGATTTCGGGCTGGTCCATCAGGCAGATTACTATAGCTCCTTGATCTTCAAGGGCTACATCTCCTCCGTGGGTGAACCAGTTTTGTCCGGGGGACGCTATGACGAGCTCTTTAAGGATTTCGGTGAGAGCCTTCCTGCCACGGGGTTTGGAATCAATGTGGATCAACTTGCATCCGGCCTCCTCAAAGAAGGAAATACCTCTGAACGCAGTGATGGAGCACCGCAGAGTGAGAATATCAGAATCGCACTGACAAAGGGCAGACTGGAAAACAGCATCGTAGGCATGTTTGAAGAAATCGGCTATGACTGCACAAATTTAAAAGAAAAAGGAAGGAAGCTTTTGCTTTCAATTCCTGATAAAAATATGGATGTCGTTTTGGCAAAAGCCGCCGATGTCATTACTTATGTGGAACATGGCGTTTGTGATGTAGGTGTCGTTGGAAAGGATACCATCGTGGAAAGCGGGGGTACGTTCTATGAGGTTCTGGATCTGGGCTTCGGAAAATGCAAGTTTGCCCTTGCTGTGCCCAAGGGATCGGACTTCTACAGCGGTTACAGCACCAAACGGATCGCCACAAAGTATCCCAAAGTAGCAAGCTCCTACTTCGAATCCAAGGGAATGGATGTGGAGGTCATTAAAATTGAGGGATCTGTAGAACTTGCGCCTCTGTTGTCTCTGGCGGACGGGATTGTGGATATTGTTGAAACGGGAACAACCTTGAAGGAAAACGGTCTTGAAGTCATCGAAGAAATTCGGAATGTTTCTGCACGGCTCATCGTAAACATAGCCAGCATGAAGCTGAAAAAGACAGAGATCGAGGCGCTGATTTCAGACATCCAAGAGAAGATAAGGGGTTAATATGGAACTTATTTATTCGGATTATAAAAGAGAATACGAATTCCTTGCCGGAATGAAGAGACGGGCGGGAGAGATCGGCCTCTCTACCAACGAGGCGGTGCTTTCCATTATCAGTGAAGTGAAAGAAAAGGGAGACGCGGCAGTCAGGAACTTTGGGCTCAAATTTGATGGTGCAGCGCCGGAACACTTTGAGATATCGAAAGAAGAGATGAGAGCAGCATATGAAGGAGCCGATGAGGCACTGAAAAAGGCGCTCTGTCATGCCAAAGAAAATATTGAGACTTATCACGAGAGACAGGTCAGGGAAGGCTATGAGATTCGAAAGGATAAAGGCGTGGTGCTGGGCCAGCTGGTTCGTCCCCTTGCAAGGGTCGGAATTTATGTGCCAGGAGGAACGGCCGCCTATCCATCTACCGTATTGATGAATGCTGTTCCGGCGAGGATTGCCGGTGTAGAGGAAATTGTAATGGTCACCCCGCCCATGATCTTGACAGGGCAAGACGGAACGAAGGTCTGCAAAGCCAATCCGGATATTCTGGCTGCGGCCTATCTTGCTGGAGTGGATCGGGTCTTCCTTGCAGGAGGAGCGCAGGCAGTGGCGGCGCTGACTTTCGGAACAGCAAGCTTTCCTGTGGTGGATAAGATTGTAGGCCCGGGCAACGTTTTTGTGGCTGCAGCAAAAAAACTTCTTTTTGGTCAGGTGGATATTGATATGATTGCTGGGCCAAGTGAAATCCTGGTCATCGCAGATCAGGAGGCCAATCCAGTATATATTGCTGCGGATCTCATGAGTCAGGCGGAACATGATGTGATGGCATCTGCAGTGCTGCTGACTACCAGTGAAGAACTGGCAACGAAAACACTCGAAGAGATTACAAGACAGAAAGAGCTTTTGAGCCGCAAGGAAATCATAAATCAATCACTGGAAAACTTCGGAGCCGTTATTATATGCGGGAGCATGGAGGTCATGATCCGGCTGGCAAACGAGATTGCACCGGAGCACCTCGAACTGATGGTAAGGGAACCCCTGCAATACCTTCCGCTCATCAAAAATGCAGGGTCAGTGTTCTGCGGAGAGTACGCTCCCGAACCTCTGGGTGATTACCTCTCCGGCACCAATCATGTTCTTCCTACCTCGGGTACTGCCAGGTTTTCATCCCCTCTGGGAGTAGACAGCTTTCTGAAGAAAATGAGCTACACCTATTACACACGAGAAGCCCTTGCCGATGATCAGGAAGATATTGTTGCTCTGGCTGACAAGGAGGGCCTTGATGCCCATGCAAACTCCGTTAAGGTGAGATTTCTATAGCTTTAGCCAATTTCGCCAGAGAGAGATTCTGGTAAAAAGAAAGACTTAGCCGATTTCAACAAAGTGAGGGTAAATAAATGACGTATGAATTAAACGAAAAAGTAAAAAACCTGATTCCCTATGATCCGGTAGCAGGGGACTATGAGATCAGGCTTGATGCCAATGAAAGCTTCATCGATCCGGGAAAGCTCTTTCGAGAAGACTTTTTAGCAGCGGTGGCGGCGGTTGATTTTAATCGCTATCCCGATCCGGCAGCAACAGAGCTTCGAAAAAAGTTTGGGGCGTTTTACGGGGTGGACCCGGAAAATGTTGTGGCGGGAAACGGTTCTGATGAGCTTATTACCGTTATATTGGGCGCATTTCTCAGACCGGGAGATAAGCTGCTTAGCTTTTCTCCTGACTTCTCTATGTATCAATTTTACGGTGAGGTTTACGAAAAGACAAACATCGTAGCGGAAAAGCAAGAAGACTTAATCCTGACAGCGGGCGATGTCATCGATGCGGTCAGAAAAAACCGGCCTAATGCCGTACTGCTCTCTAATCCCTGCAGTCCCACTTCCCTGGTAATGAGCCGGGAGGATGTACTTCATATCGTAGAAAACACCAGTGCGCTGATCATTCTCGATGAGGCGTATATGGATTTTTCAGACCAGTCTATCATGAAGGTTGCGGAGAAATACGATAACTTGATCCTGCTGAAGACCTGCTCGAAAGCGCTGGGTGTGGCGGCAATCCGCCTTGGCTTTGCAGTTTCTTGTCCAAAGATCATCCGGGCTCTCAACTGCGTAAGATCACCTTATAATGTCAACGCCATTACTCAGGCCATCGGAACCGTACTTTTTTCCAAACCGGAATACATAAGGAAATCCGTGGAGGAAATCAAGAAATCCAGAACGTATCTTTATGAGAATATTAAAAAGCTTGCCAACTCGCCTGGAGTTAGAAGTCTGATTAAACCGGAGACAAACTTTGTATTTCTTGAACTGGATCATGCTGAGTTCGTGTATAATGAATTAAGAAAGAATTCCATTATTGTCAGGAAGCTGGGGGACTATCTCAGAATTACTGCCGGCACCCAGAAGGAAAACGATCGGCTCATACAGGCGCTGGGTGAAATTTTAACCCGGAAAATCTGAGAAAGTGCCGATTAAATGAAGTGTGCGCGCACTGAATTCATCAGCGCTTCCCTAAGGAAGCAGAGAAAGGGCGTAAAGGATCAGGAGGGTATCACCATGAGAACCGGATACGGAAAAAGAGAGACGAAAGAAACAAAAATTGAGCTGAATCTGAATCTTGACGGGCAGGGAGCTTATAAAATAGAGACGGGAATAGGATTTTTTGATCACATGATGGCGGCTTTTGCCGTTCATAGCGGCTTTGATCTGCAGATTGCCTGTGAGGGTGATCTGGAGGTGGACAGCCACCATTCCATAGAGGATATCGGTATCGTTCTAGGGCACGTGTTTTCACAGGCAATCGCCGATAAAAAAGGAATTGCCCGTTACGGGAATTTTACCATTCCTATGGATGAATCCCTTGCATCCTGCAGCATTGACATCAGCGGAAGACCATTTCTTGTTTTCAATGGAGAATTTGGAGATTATCGGCTGGGAACCATGGATTCTGCCATGGTGGAGGAATTTTTCAGAGCATTTGCAATGAATGCCGGTGTAACGCTGCATATCAATCTTCACTACGGAAAGAATGACCATCATAAGGCGGAAGCCATCTTCAAAGCCTTTGCTCACGCACTGAAAGCAGCGGTTAAGATCGAGGGGGAAGATATCTTGTCTTCCAAAGGAAGTCTATAGCCTGCCGGAATGCCCGATGCCGCTGAACACGGAAGGGACATGGCCGCAGCTGGTACAAACAAGGATAGGAAAAATCATATGATAGGAATAATTGATTACGGCGCAGGCAATCTGTTTAGCTTAAAGAACGCATTGGATTTCCTGAAGCTTGAAAATAAAATTACCTCTTCGCCGGAGGAGATCC
This genomic window from Clostridiales bacterium contains:
- the hisB gene encoding imidazoleglycerol-phosphate dehydratase HisB; protein product: MRTGYGKRETKETKIELNLNLDGQGAYKIETGIGFFDHMMAAFAVHSGFDLQIACEGDLEVDSHHSIEDIGIVLGHVFSQAIADKKGIARYGNFTIPMDESLASCSIDISGRPFLVFNGEFGDYRLGTMDSAMVEEFFRAFAMNAGVTLHINLHYGKNDHHKAEAIFKAFAHALKAAVKIEGEDILSSKGSL
- the hisZ gene encoding ATP phosphoribosyltransferase regulatory subunit → MKKYDRITPEGTRDLLFRECEAQRKITETLRSTFEGKGYHEVITPGIEFYDVFSSNSRYFPQDSIYKLIDHKGRLLAMRPDSTIPIARMTATKLKGHALPIRLFYGQRVYRQQPELRGRSSEIMQMGIELVGLSSYESDIEILTTGMEALSSCCVDDYRIELGHIGIYKLLMENLKATPEQKETIHSLIVSKNYAGLSDILEDFPENRTGELLKELPKLFGGKEALEKARGLFDGYDGELLDMLSYLERIFQGLMERNLDKVMIDFGLVHQADYYSSLIFKGYISSVGEPVLSGGRYDELFKDFGESLPATGFGINVDQLASGLLKEGNTSERSDGAPQSENIRIALTKGRLENSIVGMFEEIGYDCTNLKEKGRKLLLSIPDKNMDVVLAKAADVITYVEHGVCDVGVVGKDTIVESGGTFYEVLDLGFGKCKFALAVPKGSDFYSGYSTKRIATKYPKVASSYFESKGMDVEVIKIEGSVELAPLLSLADGIVDIVETGTTLKENGLEVIEEIRNVSARLIVNIASMKLKKTEIEALISDIQEKIRG
- the hisC gene encoding histidinol-phosphate transaminase; translation: MTYELNEKVKNLIPYDPVAGDYEIRLDANESFIDPGKLFREDFLAAVAAVDFNRYPDPAATELRKKFGAFYGVDPENVVAGNGSDELITVILGAFLRPGDKLLSFSPDFSMYQFYGEVYEKTNIVAEKQEDLILTAGDVIDAVRKNRPNAVLLSNPCSPTSLVMSREDVLHIVENTSALIILDEAYMDFSDQSIMKVAEKYDNLILLKTCSKALGVAAIRLGFAVSCPKIIRALNCVRSPYNVNAITQAIGTVLFSKPEYIRKSVEEIKKSRTYLYENIKKLANSPGVRSLIKPETNFVFLELDHAEFVYNELRKNSIIVRKLGDYLRITAGTQKENDRLIQALGEILTRKI
- the hisD gene encoding histidinol dehydrogenase — its product is MELIYSDYKREYEFLAGMKRRAGEIGLSTNEAVLSIISEVKEKGDAAVRNFGLKFDGAAPEHFEISKEEMRAAYEGADEALKKALCHAKENIETYHERQVREGYEIRKDKGVVLGQLVRPLARVGIYVPGGTAAYPSTVLMNAVPARIAGVEEIVMVTPPMILTGQDGTKVCKANPDILAAAYLAGVDRVFLAGGAQAVAALTFGTASFPVVDKIVGPGNVFVAAAKKLLFGQVDIDMIAGPSEILVIADQEANPVYIAADLMSQAEHDVMASAVLLTTSEELATKTLEEITRQKELLSRKEIINQSLENFGAVIICGSMEVMIRLANEIAPEHLELMVREPLQYLPLIKNAGSVFCGEYAPEPLGDYLSGTNHVLPTSGTARFSSPLGVDSFLKKMSYTYYTREALADDQEDIVALADKEGLDAHANSVKVRFL